One Gloeobacter morelensis MG652769 DNA window includes the following coding sequences:
- the ahcY gene encoding adenosylhomocysteinase produces the protein MTAVKTPIQVRYEVRNLELAAEGRQRIEWAAREMPVLKQLRQRFSQERPLAGIRISACCHVTTETANLAIALKAAGADAVLIASNPLSTQDDVAASLVVDHGIPVFALKGEDTATYLRHVRIALDHQPQIIIDDGSDVVATMVKERPDLIAGVIGTTEETTTGIVRLKAMLAAGVLTFPAMAVNDAETKHFFDNRYGTGQSTLDGIIRATNILLAGKTIVIAGYGWCGKGVALRARGLGANVVVTEINPVRAIEAAMDGFRVMPMVEAASLGDLFITVTGNKHVIRREHFALMKDGAIVCNSGHFDIEIDLVALGELSSDRRMVRPFTEEYTLEGGKSVIVLGEGRLINLAAAEGHPASVMDMSFANQALAVEYLIKNQGKLSPGIYNIPEELDRQIAALKLAAMGIAIDTLTADQLHYISSWDEGTE, from the coding sequence ATGACAGCAGTAAAGACCCCTATCCAGGTGCGCTACGAAGTTCGCAACCTCGAACTGGCGGCTGAAGGCAGGCAGCGTATCGAATGGGCGGCGCGCGAGATGCCCGTGCTCAAACAATTGCGCCAGCGTTTTTCCCAGGAGCGTCCCCTGGCCGGCATTCGCATTTCCGCCTGCTGTCACGTCACCACTGAGACGGCCAATCTGGCTATTGCCCTGAAGGCGGCGGGGGCCGACGCCGTACTCATCGCGAGCAATCCGCTCTCGACTCAGGACGATGTCGCCGCCTCGCTGGTGGTCGATCACGGCATTCCGGTCTTTGCCCTCAAAGGTGAGGACACCGCCACCTACTTGCGCCACGTCCGTATCGCCCTCGACCACCAGCCGCAAATCATCATCGACGACGGTTCCGATGTCGTGGCGACGATGGTCAAAGAACGCCCCGATCTGATCGCTGGGGTGATCGGCACCACCGAGGAGACCACCACCGGCATCGTCCGCCTCAAGGCGATGCTTGCCGCCGGGGTGCTTACCTTCCCGGCGATGGCGGTCAACGACGCCGAGACCAAGCACTTTTTTGACAACCGCTACGGCACCGGTCAGTCGACCCTGGACGGTATTATCCGCGCCACCAACATCCTGCTTGCGGGTAAGACGATCGTGATTGCCGGCTACGGTTGGTGCGGCAAGGGTGTGGCCCTGCGCGCCCGCGGCCTGGGGGCGAATGTCGTGGTGACCGAAATTAACCCCGTGCGCGCCATCGAAGCGGCGATGGACGGCTTTCGGGTGATGCCGATGGTCGAGGCGGCTTCCCTGGGCGACCTGTTCATCACCGTCACCGGCAACAAGCACGTCATCCGCCGCGAGCACTTCGCGCTCATGAAGGACGGCGCCATCGTCTGCAACTCCGGCCACTTCGATATCGAAATCGACCTGGTCGCCCTGGGCGAACTGTCCAGCGATCGCCGCATGGTCCGTCCTTTCACCGAGGAGTACACCCTCGAAGGGGGCAAATCGGTGATCGTTCTGGGTGAGGGCCGTCTGATCAACCTGGCCGCCGCCGAGGGCCACCCCGCCTCGGTGATGGACATGAGCTTCGCCAACCAGGCGCTGGCGGTCGAGTACCTGATCAAAAACCAGGGCAAGCTCTCCCCGGGCATCTACAACATCCCTGAAGAACTCGACCGGCAAATCGCCGCCCTCAAGCTCGCCGCCATGGGCATCGCCATCGACACCCTGACGGCCGACCAGCTCCACTACATCTCCTCGTGGGACGAGGGGACCGAATAG
- a CDS encoding 2Fe-2S iron-sulfur cluster-binding protein: MAQRYTVAIRDPARGRVYHLRAREDQYILREAEAQGIALPFSCRNGACTTCAARVLTGRLRQPEAMGLCGELQAQGYALLCVSYAQSDLEVELQNEDEVYMLQFGQNFAQGQVAAGLPLEGD, from the coding sequence ATGGCTCAGCGCTACACCGTCGCGATCCGCGATCCTGCCCGCGGCCGGGTTTACCACCTGCGCGCCCGCGAAGACCAGTATATTTTGCGCGAGGCTGAGGCCCAGGGTATTGCCCTGCCTTTCTCCTGCCGCAACGGTGCGTGCACCACCTGTGCCGCCCGGGTGCTCACCGGCCGCTTGCGCCAGCCCGAGGCGATGGGCCTTTGCGGCGAACTGCAGGCCCAGGGTTACGCGCTGTTGTGCGTTTCCTACGCCCAGTCGGATCTTGAAGTCGAACTGCAGAACGAAGACGAAGTGTACATGCTGCAGTTTGGGCAAAACTTCGCCCAGGGACAGGTTGCCGCCGGTCTGCCCCTGGAAGGGGACTAG
- a CDS encoding TlyA family RNA methyltransferase, producing the protein MAERPARLRLDQILVERGLAESRQKAQALIRAGQVRVGGERFDKPGSLCPVDSEVSVAAGSPFVSRGGEKLKGALARFDVQIEGRVCLDGGISTGGFTDCLLQRGAARVYGIDVGYGQVAWKLRTDPRVVLKERTNLRYLTSAELYGPGDPWPDLATADVSFISLKLVLAPLWQLLLPPREVLLLVKPQFEAGREHVGKNGVVRDPAVHREVIAAVWQAAQALGWGYRGLCPSPIAGPAGNHEYWLWLSMEAGQSLTPEMIGAVVHAVKAER; encoded by the coding sequence ATGGCCGAGCGACCGGCGCGCCTCCGGCTCGATCAGATCCTGGTCGAACGGGGCCTGGCCGAAAGCCGCCAGAAAGCCCAGGCCCTGATTCGGGCCGGGCAGGTGCGCGTGGGCGGCGAGCGGTTCGACAAGCCCGGTTCGCTGTGCCCAGTCGATAGCGAAGTGTCGGTGGCGGCCGGTTCGCCTTTCGTCTCCCGCGGCGGCGAAAAGCTCAAAGGAGCACTTGCGCGATTCGATGTGCAAATCGAGGGCCGCGTCTGCCTCGATGGCGGCATCTCCACCGGCGGATTCACCGATTGTCTGCTGCAGCGGGGGGCAGCGCGGGTCTACGGCATCGACGTCGGTTACGGCCAGGTGGCCTGGAAATTGCGCACCGACCCGCGCGTGGTACTCAAAGAGCGCACCAACCTGCGCTATCTAACATCCGCCGAACTCTACGGCCCGGGCGATCCCTGGCCGGATCTGGCGACGGCGGACGTATCTTTCATATCGCTCAAGCTGGTGCTCGCTCCCCTCTGGCAATTGCTGCTGCCGCCGCGCGAAGTGCTATTGCTCGTCAAACCGCAGTTCGAGGCGGGCCGGGAGCACGTCGGCAAAAACGGCGTCGTGCGCGACCCGGCTGTCCACCGGGAGGTCATCGCTGCAGTCTGGCAGGCGGCTCAGGCGCTCGGATGGGGTTATCGGGGTCTGTGTCCCTCGCCAATTGCGGGCCCGGCGGGCAACCACGAGTACTGGCTGTGGTTGTCGATGGAGGCAGGCCAATCCCTAACGCCAGAGATGATCGGGGCGGTAGTGCATGCAGTGAAGGCGGAGCGTTAA
- the pgl gene encoding 6-phosphogluconolactonase, with product MRGAITVFPDLESLSLEAAQLFEEAAHAAIALHSRFCVSLAGGSTPRRLYQLLATEPHRSKLPWNQIHLFWGDERCVPPDDPQSNYRMVKEALLDHVAIPTANVHAMPAVGDDLEEAARLYTAHLSDFFGGDIRLDLALLGMGADGHTASLFPGDAALTVDERPVAVARPASQPTARLTLTYPVFNRSRQVLFLVAGADKAEILTRVLAGDTAYPSALIEPSEGERFWMLDQAAASKLPLPG from the coding sequence ATGCGCGGCGCCATCACCGTTTTTCCAGATCTGGAGAGCTTGTCGCTGGAGGCGGCACAGCTATTCGAAGAGGCGGCCCACGCCGCCATCGCCCTGCACAGCCGCTTTTGTGTGTCCCTCGCGGGCGGCTCGACCCCCAGACGGCTCTACCAGTTGCTGGCTACCGAGCCGCACCGCTCCAAGCTGCCCTGGAATCAGATTCATCTATTCTGGGGCGACGAGCGCTGTGTGCCGCCCGATGACCCGCAGAGCAACTACCGGATGGTCAAAGAGGCTTTGCTGGATCACGTGGCGATTCCGACAGCAAACGTGCACGCCATGCCCGCCGTTGGCGACGATCTCGAGGAAGCGGCTCGACTCTACACCGCGCATCTGTCGGATTTTTTTGGCGGCGATATCCGTCTGGATCTCGCATTGCTGGGCATGGGTGCCGACGGCCACACCGCCTCGCTCTTTCCAGGCGATGCCGCTCTGACTGTGGACGAGCGGCCCGTGGCGGTGGCCCGCCCCGCCTCCCAACCGACGGCGCGCTTGACGCTTACCTACCCGGTCTTCAACCGCAGCCGTCAGGTGCTCTTTCTGGTGGCCGGTGCGGACAAAGCCGAGATACTCACCCGGGTGCTCGCAGGCGATACCGCCTACCCGAGCGCGCTCATCGAGCCTTCCGAGGGCGAGCGCTTCTGGATGCTTGACCAAGCTGCCGCCTCCAAGCTACCGCTTCCTGGTTAA
- a CDS encoding glucose-6-phosphate dehydrogenase assembly protein OpcA, producing MTENASVVAIAEPSRVQVSQIDKQLKTIWSAQEGATRASTFNLLVYESELQDPNSIGEAIGAIAVQHPCRAIALLASTDGPKDNLEAYVAAYCPVSEGGGRESICCEYITLRASGKALDELDTTAAALLLPELETFLWWKGPLNTHLELFTNLQHIVDRTVVDSSLFETPEKALESYTSLALGNEKSRSFGDLNWSRLTPWREETAVAFDSEGRAACLGALDRVIIEYGQSEGIPLNPCQAYLFLGWLASRLGWQPLSLHNKDLTKQIIMRDSTQRPIQVTLRAVAGEAHLAGQITSVGLRSEEMGAACSTVLCSSDSSSCIRMQMNVGEATLSLVSDIDTLTTEQLLSEALRTPDRDPIYEESLEVIHDLMQLK from the coding sequence ATGACTGAGAACGCCTCCGTCGTCGCGATTGCCGAGCCCTCCCGGGTGCAAGTCAGCCAGATCGACAAGCAGCTCAAGACTATCTGGAGCGCGCAGGAGGGTGCCACCCGCGCTTCGACCTTCAACTTGCTCGTCTACGAAAGCGAACTGCAAGATCCCAACAGCATCGGCGAGGCGATCGGTGCTATCGCCGTGCAGCACCCCTGCCGGGCGATTGCGCTATTGGCGAGCACCGATGGCCCCAAGGACAACCTCGAAGCCTATGTCGCCGCCTACTGCCCGGTGAGCGAGGGCGGCGGGCGCGAGTCGATCTGCTGCGAGTACATCACGCTGCGCGCGAGCGGCAAAGCCCTCGACGAACTGGACACTACCGCCGCGGCTTTGCTGTTGCCCGAGCTTGAGACGTTTTTGTGGTGGAAGGGACCGCTCAATACCCACCTGGAACTGTTCACGAACTTGCAGCACATTGTCGATCGCACCGTGGTCGATTCGTCGCTGTTCGAAACACCCGAAAAGGCGCTCGAAAGCTACACTTCCCTCGCCCTGGGGAACGAAAAAAGCCGTTCCTTCGGGGATCTCAATTGGTCGCGCCTCACGCCCTGGCGCGAAGAAACCGCGGTTGCCTTCGACAGCGAAGGCCGGGCCGCCTGCCTGGGCGCACTCGATCGGGTGATCATCGAGTACGGCCAGAGCGAGGGCATTCCCCTCAACCCCTGCCAGGCGTACCTGTTTTTGGGCTGGCTCGCAAGCCGCCTGGGCTGGCAGCCTCTGTCGCTGCACAACAAAGATCTCACCAAGCAGATCATCATGCGCGACAGCACCCAGCGGCCTATCCAGGTAACCTTGCGCGCCGTGGCCGGCGAGGCGCACCTGGCCGGTCAGATCACCTCGGTGGGTTTGCGCTCCGAGGAAATGGGAGCCGCCTGCTCGACGGTGCTCTGCAGCAGCGATTCTTCCAGTTGCATCCGCATGCAGATGAACGTCGGTGAAGCGACCCTGTCGCTGGTGAGCGACATCGACACCCTCACCACCGAACAGCTGCTCAGCGAAGCGCTCAGAACTCCCGATCGCGACCCCATCTACGAGGAATCGCTCGAAGTGATCCACGATCTGATGCAGCTGAAGTAA
- the zwf gene encoding glucose-6-phosphate dehydrogenase: MTASLTGGLSANPLRQGLRLERTPKPAILTIFGASGDLTVRKLIPALYDLARDRRLPPEFTVVGYARRPYSHEEFREILKEGVAKYSRSKLGNLWESFSKGIYYFQGDLDNLQNFKDLGEFLQTLDSERGTLGNRAFYMATAPSFFAPIIENLGGAGLAGDVRNTRLVIEKPFGHDLESAQNLNKVVQQVFHEKQVYRIDHYLGKETVQNILVFRFANSIWEPLWNNRYVDHVQITVAETVGVENRGPYYDEAGGALRDMIQNHLMQLLALTAMEPPSAFEADTVRDEKVKVLRATQVGQGPNGLAAVRAQYANGWISGEPVPAYRDEPRVNPDVKTASYIAAKFTINNWRWNGVPFFLRTGKRLAKRVSEIALQFREVPHLLFPSSSAGQLNPNMLVLRIQPDEGISLRFEAKRPVADIAMRSVNMDFHYGGTFEVASPEAYERLLLDFLLGDQTLFTRADEVEAAWKIVTPLIERWEIQKASDLNYYDAGSWGPSAASKLMDNGRRWRRL, encoded by the coding sequence ATGACCGCATCGTTGACTGGGGGATTGAGCGCCAATCCGTTGCGCCAGGGGCTACGCCTGGAGCGCACGCCCAAACCTGCCATTTTGACTATCTTCGGGGCCTCCGGAGATCTGACCGTCCGCAAGCTGATCCCAGCCCTTTACGACCTGGCCCGCGACCGGCGATTGCCCCCCGAATTCACGGTCGTGGGCTATGCCCGTCGCCCCTACAGCCACGAAGAATTTCGCGAAATACTCAAGGAGGGGGTGGCCAAGTATTCGCGCAGCAAGCTGGGCAACCTCTGGGAGAGTTTCTCCAAGGGCATCTATTACTTCCAGGGGGATCTCGACAACCTCCAGAACTTCAAAGACCTGGGCGAATTTTTGCAGACTCTAGACAGCGAGCGCGGCACCCTCGGCAACCGTGCCTTTTATATGGCCACCGCTCCGAGTTTCTTTGCGCCCATCATCGAGAATCTGGGCGGAGCGGGCCTGGCGGGCGATGTGCGCAACACGCGCCTGGTCATCGAGAAACCCTTTGGCCACGACCTGGAGTCGGCTCAAAATCTCAACAAAGTCGTCCAGCAAGTCTTCCACGAAAAGCAGGTCTACCGCATCGACCATTACCTGGGCAAAGAGACCGTTCAGAATATTTTGGTCTTCCGCTTTGCCAATTCGATCTGGGAGCCGCTCTGGAACAACCGCTACGTCGATCACGTGCAGATCACGGTGGCGGAGACGGTCGGGGTCGAGAACCGCGGGCCGTACTACGACGAAGCGGGCGGCGCGCTGCGCGACATGATCCAGAACCACCTGATGCAGCTGTTGGCCCTCACCGCCATGGAGCCGCCCTCCGCCTTCGAAGCCGACACCGTGCGCGACGAAAAAGTGAAAGTCCTGCGCGCCACCCAGGTAGGCCAGGGACCGAACGGCCTTGCGGCAGTTCGTGCCCAGTACGCCAACGGCTGGATCTCAGGCGAACCGGTACCCGCCTACCGCGACGAACCCCGGGTCAACCCCGACGTCAAGACCGCAAGCTACATTGCCGCCAAGTTCACGATCAACAACTGGCGCTGGAACGGCGTCCCGTTTTTCCTGCGCACCGGCAAGCGACTCGCCAAGCGCGTCTCTGAAATTGCCCTGCAGTTTCGGGAAGTGCCGCACCTGCTCTTTCCGTCGAGCAGCGCGGGCCAGCTCAATCCGAACATGCTGGTGCTGCGCATCCAACCCGACGAGGGCATCTCGCTGCGCTTCGAGGCCAAGCGGCCGGTGGCCGACATCGCTATGCGCTCGGTGAACATGGACTTTCACTACGGCGGCACCTTCGAGGTCGCCTCGCCCGAGGCCTACGAGCGGTTGCTGCTCGATTTTCTGCTCGGGGATCAGACGCTGTTCACCCGCGCGGACGAAGTCGAGGCGGCCTGGAAGATCGTCACGCCGCTCATCGAGCGCTGGGAAATCCAGAAAGCCAGCGACCTCAACTACTACGACGCCGGTTCCTGGGGACCAAGCGCCGCAAGTAAACTGATGGACAATGGCCGCCGCTGGCGGCGCCTCTAA
- a CDS encoding HAD family hydrolase, which translates to MALRAVLFDFNGVLVDDEPLHRALTLQVLGEAFNLEVSRVEYRRYCLGRPDREALRAVLEARGLAVGDGALAALVRRKTELYRERAVPKDLLVVGVQALLADLAGRGMHLAVVTGSGGEEVSWLLENTGLREYFALIVAAEDIQRGKPDPEGYRTALGRLGLEPEQALAVEDSLAGIEAARRAGLRVLALTTAVPMHLLQRRTQWVVDRYEQLDLDAVVQFYGRAAPLPPAGGSA; encoded by the coding sequence GTGGCTTTGCGGGCGGTTCTGTTCGATTTCAACGGCGTGCTGGTCGACGACGAGCCGCTGCACCGGGCTTTGACCCTGCAGGTGCTGGGCGAAGCGTTCAACCTGGAGGTAAGCCGTGTCGAGTACCGGCGCTATTGCCTGGGCCGCCCCGATCGCGAGGCGTTGCGCGCCGTGCTCGAAGCGCGCGGCCTGGCGGTGGGCGACGGCGCCCTTGCCGCCCTGGTGCGGCGCAAAACCGAGCTGTACCGCGAGCGGGCGGTGCCCAAGGATCTGCTCGTGGTCGGGGTGCAGGCGTTGCTTGCGGATCTCGCGGGCCGGGGGATGCACCTTGCCGTGGTCACCGGCAGCGGTGGCGAAGAGGTGAGCTGGTTGCTCGAGAACACCGGCCTGAGGGAGTACTTTGCGCTGATTGTGGCCGCCGAGGACATCCAGCGCGGCAAACCGGACCCGGAGGGCTACCGCACGGCGCTGGGGCGCCTCGGCCTTGAACCTGAGCAAGCCCTGGCGGTGGAGGATAGCCTCGCGGGGATCGAAGCGGCGCGGCGTGCCGGGCTGCGGGTGCTTGCCCTGACGACGGCGGTGCCGATGCACCTGCTGCAGCGGCGCACCCAGTGGGTGGTGGATCGCTACGAACAGCTCGATCTCGACGCCGTGGTCCAGTTTTACGGGCGCGCCGCCCCCCTGCCCCCCGCCGGGGGTTCCGCCTAG